From the genome of Paracidovorax avenae:
GGTCGAAGATCACCACGGATTCATTCACCGAGTAGCCCAGCACCGCGAGCACGCCGGCCAGCACGGCCAGCGAGAATTCCCACTGGAAGAAGGCGAAGAAGCCCAGGATGATGACCACGTCGTGCAGGTTGGCGATGATGGCCGCGACGCCGAACTTCCATTCGAAGCGGAACGCGAGGTACACCACGATGCCGACGACCACCATGGCGAGCGCCATGAGCCCGCCGTGCACGAGTTCCTCGCCCACCTGCGGACCGACGAATTCCGTGCGGCGCAGCGTGACGCCCGGGTCCTGCTCCTTGAGGGCCCCCATCACCTGCTCGCTCTGTTGCGCGGAGGTCGCGCCCTTCTGCACGGGCAGGCGGATCATCACGTCGCGCGAGGTGCCGAAGTTCTGCACGATCACGTCGGAATAGCCCAGCCGCGAGACGGCTTCCCGTACCTTGCCTGTGTCCGCCGCCTGCGTGTAGGCCACCTCCATCACGGTACCGCCCGTGAACTCCACCGACAGGTGCAGCCCGCGCGTGACGAGGAAGAAGACGGCCAGCGCGAAGGTGATGAAGGAAATCGCGTTGAAGACCAACGCGTGCTTCATGAAGGGGATGTCTTTTTTGATGCGGAAGAATTCCATGGCGTCTTCCTTCGGTCAGTTCGTCTTGGCGGGCGTGGAGGGCACCGCCGGGGTGTCGGTACCGGGCTTCCACACCTGGCCGATGGACACGCTCTTGAGCTTCTTCTTGCGGCCGTACCAGAGATTCACCAGGCCGCGCGAGAAGAACACGGCCGAGAACATGCTGGTCAGGATGCCCAGGCAGTGCACCACGGCGAAGCCGCGCACCGGGCCCGAGCCGAAGGCGAGCAGCGCCAGGCCGGCGATGAGCGTGGTCACGTTGGAGTCGAGGATGGTCGCCCAGGCGCGCTCGTAGCCCGCATGGATGGCCGCCTGGGGCGCGACGCCCGCGCGCAGTTCCTCGCGGATGCGCTCGTTGATCAGCACGTTCGAGTCGATGGCGACGCCCAGCGCGAGCGCCATGGCGGCGATGCCGGGCAGTGTCAGCGTGGCCTGCAGCATGGACAGCACGGCGATCAGCATGAGCACGTTGACCGACAGCGCGATGGTGGAGAACACGCCGAACAGCGCGTAGTACACGCACATGAACACGGCGATGGCCACCATGCCCCAGACCACGCTGTGGATGCCGCGGCTGATGTTGTCGGCGCCGAGGCTCGGGCCGATGGTGAATTCCTCGATGATCTCCATCGGCGCGGCCAGCGAGCCGGCGCGCAGCAGCAGAGAGGTGTCGTTGGCCTCGGCCGTGGTCATGCGGCCGGAGATCTGCACGCGGCCGCCGCCGATCTCGGAGCGGATCACCGGGGCCGTCACGACCTCGCCCTTGCCCTTCTCGAAGAGCACGATGGCCATGCGCTTGCCGATGTTCTCGCGCGTGATGTCCTTGAAGATGCGCGCACCCTTGGCGTCGAGCGTCAGGTTGACGGTCGGCTCCTGGGTCTGGCCGTCGAAGCCGGGCTGCGCGTCGGTCAGGTTCTCGCCCGTCAGGATGACCTGCTTCTTGACGATGACGAACTGGCCGTTGCGGTCGGGGTAGCGCTCGCTGCCGAACGGCACCGGGCCGGAGCCCCGCTCGGCGCCGCGCGCCTCGGTGCTTTCGTCCACCATGCGCACCTCGAGCGTGGCGGTGCGGCCCAGGATGTCCTTGGCCTTGGCGGTGTCCTGCACGCCGGGCAGCTGCACGACGATGCGGTCCGTGCCCTGCTGCTGGATCACCGGCTCGGCCACGCCGAGCTCGTTGATCCGGTTGTGCAGCGTGGTCATGTTCTGCTTGAGCGCCTGGTCCTGCACCTTGCGCAGGGCTTCGGGCTTGATGGTCGCGCGCACGACCACGCCCTCGCCGTCGGGGCTGGAGGTGGCCACGAGGTCGGGGAACTGGTCGGAGATGAGGTTGCGCGTGGCCGTGGCGGCCGCCTCGTCGCGCAGGCGCACCTCGATGGTCTGGCCGTCGCGGCTGATGCCGCCGTGGCGGATGTTGCGGTCGCGCATGAAGGTGCGCAGGTCGCCCGCGAAGGACTCGGCCTTCTTGGTGAGCGCCGCCTGCATGTCCACCTGCAGCATGAAGTGCACGCCGCCGCGCAGGTCCAGCCCCAGATAGACGGGCTGCGCGTGCAGCGCCGTGAGCCATGCGGGCGAACGGGAGACGAGGTTCAGCGCGACGATGTACTGCGGATCGGCCGCGTCGGGCACCAGGGCCTTCTGGATCACGTCCTTGGCCTTGAGCTGGGTGTCGGGCGTGTCGAAGCGTGCGCGCACCGAATTGCCGTCGAAGCTCACCGCGTCGGGAGTGATGCCGGCGCCCTGCAGCGCCTCCTCGACGCGCCGCTGCAGCGAGGCATCGACCTTGACGGACGCCTTGGCCGAGGACACCTGCACCGCGGGCGCCTCGCCGAACACATTGGGCAGGGAATAGAGGATCCCCACGAGCAGCACGACCACGAGGATCGCGTACTTCCAGACCGGATAACGATTCATGATCGCGCTCTTATCTCAGTTAACCACGGCGTGCGCACCATCGGCGGCGCCTGAAATTGGCGCGGCGCAGGACAGCAGACGCCGCGCAAGGGCCGCTCCGCCGCTCAGGGGGTTGCGCCTCACTTCACCGTGCCTTTGGGCAGGACCTGCGCCACGGCGCTGCGCTGGATCTGCACTTCCACGCCCGAGGCGATCTCGATGTGCAGGAACCCTTCGGACAGGCGCGTGACCCGGCCCAGGATGCCGCCGGCCGTCGCCACCTCGTCGCCCTTGGCGATCGCGTCGATCATGGCGCGGTGCTCCTTCTGGCGCTTCATCTGGGGCCGGATCATGATGAAGTACAGCACCACGAACATCAGCACCAGCGGCAGCATGCTCGTGAGCGAGGACATCATGCCGCCGGCGGGCGCGGCGGCCGGGGCGGTCTGGGCGAAAGCGGAAGAGATAAACACGGCTACAGGCTCCGTTGAAAGGATGGTCGTCCGGCCCGGTCGCCGGGCCGATCGTGCACGCAGCGGCGCATGGGCGCCTGCCGCAGGGCAACAGGGGATTGTATGCGGCGCCTTTCTGCGGCCCGGTGGCATAACCCGTGGGCCGTTGGGTTATGCCCGGGTCGCTCCCCATGGATCGCGATATTAAATATTTTGGTTCTCGCGCATAATATTTCCATAGAAATCCCAAGGAGCATGCCATGGAACAAGCCATTGCCCTAGCTGACCCCGGCCAGGTGCTTGCCAAGGCCACGGCCCGTGCGAGCCGGCTCCTCGGGATGAACGGCGTCATGCTGGCCAAGGCGCTGGGCCTGAGCGAGCCCACGGTGTCGCGGATTCTCAAAGCGGAAAAGCCCATCGATCCGGCGAGCAAGGAAGGCGAACTGGCGTTACTGCTCGTGCGCGTCTACCGCTCCCTGGATGCCCTGGTCGGCACGGACGACGGCAAGCGGCAGGCATGGATGACGGGATTCAACAAGGCCCTGGGCGGTGTGCCGTTGCAGATGGTCCAGCGTGTGGACGGCCTGGTGGCGACCCTGTCGTATCTCGATGCCATGCGTGCGCCCACATGAGCGCATGGGATCCGCGGTGGTTCGACGAAAGCCTGCGGTTGCGCCAGCTTCTGGTATGGCGCGGGGTGGAGTCGCAATACGCAGCAGCGACGGTCAGGCTGGTCGACTCCCTGGACGAGCAGGACTTGCTGGAGCAGATGTTGGAGGCCAGCAAGCCCCCCATCGCGAAAGAACGGCATTACCTGCTGTTCACGCCCTTCCGGTACACGCCACCGCATCCTCACCGGTTTCGCCCGGCCCATGAGCACGGGCAGTGGTATGGCGCGAAGAATCAGGTGGCCGTCTGCGCCGAGATCGCCTACTGGCGCCACCGGTTTCTTCTGGACAGCACGGGCTTGCTGAACGAAGACCTGCTGACGGAACATACGCTGTTTCAGGCGCAGATGCGGGGACTTTCGATCGATCTGATGCAGGAGCCCTGGAACCGCCGCAGGGAGCGATGGACCCATGGCAGCGACTACACCGCCACCCAGGCCTTGGCCGCAGAGGCCCGGCACAGGGGCGTGCTATGGATCAAGTACGAGTCGGTGCGCGCCCCCCATGAAGCCTGCGCCGTTGCATTGGTCCAGGACGCATTGTTCGAACCCGCTCAGGGGATAGACGCGACGCGCCAGCGATGGATCTGCAAAGCGACCCGGAGCAAGGTGATGCTGATCGGCGATGCCGATCGCTTCGAGTGGGATTTCTGAATCCGCGCCTCGCCCTCAGGCGCTCTGCCGCAGCGCCGCCTCGGCAGGCCCCTGGCGCCAGCGCGCCATCAGGCCTTCCCATTGCGCGCGGGCCGTCTCCAGGTGCCGCTCCTTCACGTGGCCGTAGCCGCGGATCTGTTCGGGAATGCGTGCGATCTCCAAGGCCAGCGGCAGGTTCTCCGCCGTGAGCCCGGCCAGCAGTTCTTCGATGCAGGCGCGGTATTCCTGGATCAGCGCGCGCTCGGTGCGGCGCTCCCTGGTGCGGCCGAAGGGGTCGAGCGCCGTGCCGCGCAGGCCCTTCATCTTCGCCAGCACGCCGAAGGCCTTGTGCATCCACGGACCATAGGCCTTCTTCACCAGTTCGCCGCGCTCGTTCTTCTTCGCCGTGAGCGGCGGCGCCAGGTGGTGCACCACGCGGTAGTCGCCCTCGAACATGCCGGCGATCTTCCCGGTGAAGGCACCGTCGGTGTGCAGGCGGGCCACCTCGTATTCATCCTTGTAGGCCATGAGCTTGAAGAGGTAGCGCGCCACGGCCTCGGTGAGGCGGGTGGTGGATCCGAAGCGAGCCTCGGCTTCCTGCACTTTCTGCACGAAGGCCCGGTAGGTGGCCGCGTAGGCCGCGTTCTGGTAGCCCGTGAGGAATTCCTCGCGGCGCGCGATGATCTCGGCGAGCGCGGGCTTCTTCGCGAAATGGATGACCTGCGCCGTCTGGAACAGCCCGCGTACCGCGGCCAGGTCGTGCGCGCAGCGGCGGCCCCATTCGAAGGCAGCCTTGTTGTTGTCGACCTGCACGCCGTTGAGTTCCATGGCGCGCATCAGCGCGGCGCGGGACAGCGGCACGCGGCCCTTCTGCCACGCGTAGCCCAGCATCAGGGGGTTGGTGTAGATGCTGTCGCCCAGCAACTGCACCGCCACCTCTTCGGCATCGAAACTGCCCAGCAGTTCCTCGCCCACGGCCGAGGCGATGGCCGTGTCGCAATGCTGGCCCGGGAACTGCCAGTCGGGGTTGTTCACGAAGGACGCCGTCGGCGAGCCATGGTTGTTCAGCGCCACGAAGGTGCGGCCCGGCTGCATGGCGGCCATGGTGGTCTTGAGCGAGGCGACGATGGAGTCGCAGCCGATGATGAGGTCGGCCTTGGCGGTATCGACCTTGGTCGTGTAGATGGCCTCGGGGCGGTTGGCGATCTGCACGTGGCTCCACGTGGCACCGCCCTTCTGGGCCAGGCCGGCGGCGTCCTGGGTGATGACGCCCTTGCCTTCCAGGTGGGCGGCCATGCCCAGCAGCGAGCCGATGGTGATCACGCCCGTGCCGCCCACGCCGGCGACCACGATGCCCCAGGCGGATTCGGCCGCGGGCAGCACCGGCTCGGGCAGCGGCGGCAGCGCCGACAGGTCGCCCTTCTTCTCCTTCTTCGGCTTCCTGAGCGTGCCGCCCTCGACGGTCACGAAGCTCGGGCAGAAGCCCTTCAGGCAGGAATAGTCCTTGTTGCAGGTGCTCTGGTTGATGCGGCGCTTGCGGCCGAACTCGGTTTCCAGCGGCTCGACCGAGAGGCAGTTGGATTGCACGGAGCAATCCCCGCAGCCCTCGCAGACCAGTTCGTTGATGACCACGGTCTTGTCAGGCGTGGCGAGCGTGCCGCGCTTCCTGCGGCGGCGCTTCTCCGTGGCGCAGGTCTGGTCGTAGATGATGGCCGTGCAGCCAGGGACTTCGCGGAACTCGCGCTGGATGCGGTCCAGCTCGTCGCGGTGGTGCACCGTCACGCCCTCGGCGAGTGGCACGCCCTCGTACTTGGCGGGCTCGTCCGTCACGATGACCAGTTTGGCCACGCCCTCGGCCTTCAGGCTGTTCATGATCTGCAGCACCGAGTGGCCCTCGGGCCGCTCGCCCACCTGCTGGCCGCCGGTCATGGCCACGGCGTCGTTGTAGAGCACCTTGTAGGTGATGTTGGTGCCGGCCGCGATGCTCTGCCGGATCGCGAGCAGGCCGCTGTGGAAGTACGTGCCGTCGCCCAGGTTGGCGAAGACGTGCTTGTCCAGCGAGAACGGCTGCTGCCCCACCCAGGTCACGCCCTCGCCGCCCATCTGGGTGAAGGTGGAGGTATTGCGGCCCGGCATCCAGTTCACCATGTAGTGGCAGCCGATGCCGGCCACGGCGCGCGAGCCCTCGGGCACGCGGGTGCTGGTGTTGTGCGGGCAGCCGCTGCAGAACCACGGCGTGCGGTCGCCCGTGTCGGCCGTGGTCTCGGCGAGCGAGCGCTCGCGCGCATCGATCACCGTGAGGCGCGCGTCCATGCGCGCCACCACGTCGTCAGGCACGCCGAGCTTCTTCAGCCGCCTGGCGATGGCGCGCGCGATGATGGCGGGTGTCAGGTCGGCCTTGGGGCGCAGCAGCCAGTTCTGGCTCGGGTTGGCCATGCTCCATTCGCCGCCGGAGTTGTCTCCCTCCACCTCGTCGAACTTGCCCAGCACATTGGGACGCACGTCGGCGCGCCAGTTGTAGAGCTCTTCCTTGAGCTGGTATTCGATGACCTGGCGCTTCTCCTCCACCACCAGGATCTCCTGCAGGCCCTGGGCGAAATCGCGCGTGATGGTCGCCTCCAGCGGCCAGACCACGTTGACCTTGTGCACGCGGATGCCGAGTTGCCGGCAGGTGTCATCATGAAGGCCCAGGTCGATCAGGGCCTGGCGGGTGTCGTTGTAGGCCTTGCCGCTGGCGATGATGCCGAAGCGGTCCTGCGGTCCTTCGATGACGTTGTAGTTGAGCCGGTTGGCGCGGATGTACGCCAGGGCCGCATACCACTTGTAGTCCATGAGGCGCGCTTCCTGCTCCAGCGGGGCATCGGGCCAGCGGATGTGCAGGCCGCCGGGGGGCATCGCGAAATCCTCGGGCAGCACGATGTTCACGCGGTCCGGATCGACCGAGATGCTGCTGGACGACTCGACCACTTCCTGGATGGTCTTCATGCCCGACCACACGCCCGAGAAGCGGCTCATGGCGAAGGCATGCAGGCCCATGTCCAGGATCTCCTGCACGCTGCTGGGGAAGAACACCGGCAGCCCGCAGGCCTTGAAGATATGGTCGCTCTGGTGCGGCGCGGTGCTGCTCTTGCTGATGTGGTCGTCGCCCGCGATGGCGATCACGCCGCCGTGCTTCGCCGTGCCGGCCATGTTGGCGTGCTTGAACACGTCGGAGCAACGGTCCACCCCCGGGCCCTTGCCGTACCAGATGCCGAAGACGCCGTCGTACTTCTTCTTGTCGGGATAGAGGTCCAGTTGCTGCGTACCCCAGACGGCGGTGGCGCCGAGCTCTTCGTTCACGCCGGGCTGGAAGACGATGTGGTTCTGCGCCAGGTGCTTCCGGGCCGCCCAGAGCGCCTGGTCGTAGCCGCCCAGGGGAGAGCCCCGGTAGCCGCTGATGAAGCCGGCGGTGTTGAGCCCGGCCATGGCGTCACGCTGGCGCTGCAGCATGGGCAGGCGCACGAGGGCCTGGACGCCGCTCATGAAGGCCCGGCCCTCCGGCAGCGTGTATTTGTCGTCGAGCGTGACCGTTTCCAGCGCGCGGCGGATGTGCTCGGGCAGCGGTGCGTTCATGAATGTCTCTCCATCATCGTCGGGGATGCCGCGGCCTCGTGGGCGCGGGCAGGGCGGCGCGCCCGGTGGGGCGGGCTTTGCATGCCAGTGTAGGCAGGACCGCTGGATATGTCCTTTCGTTTTCGTGCCGTGTTTACCCTCGTTTCAGAAAGATCCTTTCTGAAAACAATAAGGGAATGGAAGAACTCGACAAATTCGACATCGCCATCCTCGCGGAACTGCAGGCCGATGCGCGGCTGACGAACGCCGAACTGGCGCAGCGCGTGGGCCTTTCGGCCGCCCCGTGCTGGCGGCGCGTGCGGGCCCTGGAAGAGGCGGGGTTCATCAAGGGCTACCACGCGGAGATCGACCGGCACCGGATAGGCCTGGGCGTGCTGGCCTTCGTGCGGCTGGACGCCGACCGCAGCACCGGCGGCCTCACACGCGAGATGGAAGAGGCCATCGCCAAGATTCCCGAAGTGGTGGCCTGCCACTACATCAGCGGCACCGGCACCTTCGAGCTGCAGGTGGTGGCACGCGACCTGGAGAGCTTTTCGCAGTTCGCACGCGGCGTGCTGCTGAACCTGCCCAACGTGAAGGACATGCATACGAGCTTTTCGCTGGGGGAGGTGAAAGCGGGAGGGGCGTTGCCGCTGGCACATTTGCGGCGATGACGGTGATTCGAATAATTGCCGCAAGCTATGCAACCTTTCTGGAAAGTCCTCTGGACAGCATGCAGTGCGGCCTGCGTAACCGCCAGCGCTACCGGCCACGCTATCGCAGCGCAAAACCTCGGAACTTCTCTCTGTCGTTCGGGAGAAGAACCTGTTTTCGCATGCACCATCAAGCATCAGCGAGCGGTTGCCGTCTGTGCCTCCCAACAGCCGGGCGGCCCGGAGGGTTATTTGCAGTACCGCTTCGGCAAGCCCGGGAACGTGGAAATCAACGTTCCCGAAAAGGTGGACAGCGGCGAGTGGCGAGAGCGGTTCAAAGCCAGGCGGCTCTGGTATCCGGCAGGCGGAGGCAACTATCTGCGCGCCCATCGAGGCGCCTACTCCTATGTGGTCTTCAGTGCCTTCGGCCGCTGGGGCGAAAAAGACGGAGTGATGGTATGGAAGGACGGCGCCATGGTGGCGCACCATGCGTGCGCAGGAGCGGCGCTGTCGAGGCTGGGACCGGATCTGCCATCCCGGTTGGGGATCGCAGAAGACCCCGAGGAACTCGTATTGCCGTGACGGGCTCGCTGGTCCGGCATTGCCAGGCCAGCCTGTGGTCAAAGCGCCGATCTGCTTGCTTTCTATGCCTTCCATCCCGCGCATGTCCAGGAGCGCAGGCGGGAAGAATGCGCCGCCCATGGCGCATTGGCGTTATCTCCCGCAGAATCGGAAGGACATGCCGCCCCAGACGCCCCACGACAGTTCCTTCTCCGCGCCCCCTCCACCCGGCCGCCTGATCGAAGACCCGGCCGCCACGCCTGCCGCCCGCACAGCCGCCACCGCCGAGGCTGCAGCCGCCGCGCAGCTCGGCCAGGATGCCGCGCGGCGTGCCGAGCTCTCTGCCCTCGCCCCGCTCGGGGTGCCGGTGTTCCGCATGCTGTGGCTCACCTGGCTCGCGGCGAATACCTGCATGTGGATGAACGACGTCGCGGCCGCGTGGCTGATGACCACGCTCACCACCTCGCCCGTGCTGGTGGCGCTGGTGCAGACGGCCTCCACGCTGCCCGTCTTCCTGCTGGGGCTGCCCAGCGGCGCGCTGGCGGACATCCTGGACCGGCGGCGCTATTTCATCGCCACGCAGTTCTGGGTGGCCGCGGTGGCGCTGGTGCTGTGCCTGGCGATCCTCGCGGGCGGCATGACGGCGCCGCTGCTGCTGGGCCTGACCTTCGCAAACGGCATCGGCCTGGCCATGCGGTGGCCGGTGTTCGCGGCCATCGTGCCGGAACTGGTCAGCCGCGCGCAGCTGCCCGCGGCACTCGCGCTCAACGGCGTGGCGATGAACGCCTCGCGCATCGTCGGCCCGCTGCTGGCCGGCGCGATCATCGCGAGCGCGGGCAGCGCCTGGGTATTCGTGCTCAATGCCGTGCTGTCGGTGATCGCGGGGTTCACGATCATGCGCTGGAAGCGCACGCATGTGCCCAATCCGCTGGGCCGCGAGCGGCTCGGCAGTGCAATGCGCGTGGGCGTGCAGTTCGTGCGGGAGTCGCCGCGCATGCGCGCCGTGCTCTGGCGCATCTCGATCTTCTTCCTGCACGCCACGGCCCTGCTCGCGCTGCTGCCGCTGGTGGCGCGCGACCTGGAGGGTGGCGGCGCGGGCACCTTCACGCTGCTGCTGGCCTCGATGGGCGCCGGGGCCATCATGGCGGCGATGTTCCTTCCGCGGTTGCGCCAGGCCATGCCGCGCGACACGCTCGTGGGCCGCGGAGCGCTGCTGCAGGCGCTCGCCACGTCGGTGGTCGCGATCGCGCCGAACGTCTACGTGGCCGTGCCGGCGATGATCGTGGGCGGCATGGCCTGGATCACCACGGCGAATTCGCTGAGCGTGTCGGCGCAGCTGGCGCTGCCGAACTGGGTGCGCGCGCGAGGCATGTCGATCTACCAGATGGCGATCATGGGCGCCACGGCGGCCGGCGCGGCCTTCTGGGGGCAGGTGGCGTCCGTCACCAGCGTGCATGTGAGCCTGGCGGTCGCCGCGCTCACCGGCACCGCGGCCATGGCCCTGGTGCAGCGCACCGTGGCGGACCGCTCGATGGAGGAGGACCTCAGCCCCTCGCGCGCCTTCAAGGTGCCCACCGCCCCCACGACACCCGAGCAGGGCCACGTGGTGGTGACCATCGAATACGTGATCGACCCGGCCCGGGCCGCGGAATTCCGCGACACCATGCAGGAGAGCCGCCGCAGCCGCCTGCGCCAGGGCGCGCTCGACTGGCAGCTGCAGCACGACATCGCCGATCCCGCCCGGTATGTGGAGCGCATCGTGGACGAGTCCTGGACGGAACACCTGCGGCGCTTCGACCGCGTCACCGCCTCGGATGTGGCGCTGCGCGACCGCAAGCTGGCATTCCACGTGGCCGATGCGCCTCCGGTGGTGACGCGCTATCTGGTCGAGCTGGAGCGCTGAAGCGGCCGCAGTCCGAACCAACCCCCTTCGGCATCGAACAGCACGTCGTACTGCTGCAGCAGGTTCATGCCGGTGTTCACGAAGGCGGGACGCCCGAACGATGCAGGAGCGCCCCGGGCCACGGTGCTGCCGGCCGCGCAGGCGGAGCCCGCAGCGCCGGAGGGCGGCCGGTTCACGAGCACGGCACGGGGCGCGCCGGCCCCTCCCGCGTTGAACGCATACCGGGCCACCGGCGCCTGCGCATCCGGGAACAGCACCTGCACCGGCGTGCCCTCCTTCAGGCCGTTGCTGGTGTGGCCCGGACGGCTGGGGTTCGGGATCTGCTGCGTCGGCAGCGACGCCGGGTCGGACACCGTGAGGTACATCTGCGCGATGCCGGTGTCCACGAGCACCGATCCCGCCTCGGGCGCCCGGCCGGCCACGGACACGGCCATGGACGCCTGCTGCCAGTCGCGCGGGTCGCTGGATGCCGGCTGCCCGTTGACCAGCAGGCTTCCCGGCTGCAGCCTGGTGGCCCCGAAGCCCGCGGCATTGGCCGGCGTGAGTCCGGCATGCACGCCGGACTTCGTCACGATGTAGCCGGCATGCACTTCGCCTTCGCGCACGGGCCGGCCGTCGATGGCGACGAGGTTGAGCAATGGGTTCTTGTCCGGCGTGCCCTGCGGCTGGCCATCGTGCTCGCGCCCGAACCCCACGCCCATGTACACGATCCCCTTGGGGCGGACCATGGTCTTCGTGGGCTGCTCGCAGACCGGCTGGTTGGCTTTCTCGTCCCAGCAGGGACAGATCATTTCCTTCTGGACTGCCAGGACGGGAACGCGAGACACGACCTCCCCCTCCGCGGCGCGGAACACGAGGTCGCGCACGACCCATCGCCCCACCCACAGCCGCTTGCTGCTCGACAGGAACTCCCAGCCTGCGGGGCCCGCTTCATCGTCGGAATAGCCGGGAAGATCGGCCGCGGAGATCACCACCCCGGTGGAGCCCGTGTCCATCGTGACGGCGAAGCTCCGGGCGGCGGGTTGCGGGCTGCCAGGCGGAGTGCGTACCTCGAACTGCAGTTTCGGTGGCCGGGACGCTTCACCCAGCGGGGCGACGAAGGGGATGAAGCGCCCGGTGGTGTCCGGACGGAGCACGGGCCCCGTGGCGGCTGCGGCGCTGGACGGGCCCTGGGCCCAGGCGGCGCTGCAGGCGAGCAGCGCGGCCATGTGGAGGAACGCTGTGCGGATCGGTGTCATCGGTTCTCCTTCCCTGTGGTGTTTTGGAAGGGGCAGGCTACACGATGTGGGTCGGGCATGACGCCGCGCCACCCGCCGCGTTGCGTCCCGGCGTCACATGCCCGCGGTCAGTTCCTCGGCCACAGCGCCCACAGCCGCAGCCCCTGCTTGAGCCGCCCCGCCAGGTCGCCTGCCTCCTGGCCCCAGCCAGCGAAGTAGTCGGCCCGCACGGCGCCCAGGATGGCCGAGCCGGTGTCCTGCGCCAGCACCAGGCGCTGCAGCTGCGCAGTGGGGCCGGCAGAGGCGAGCCAGACGGGGGTGCCGTAGGGAATGCTCTGCCGGTCCACGGCGATGGAGCGGCCCGGGGTGAGCGGCACGCCCTGCGCACCGCGGGGGCCGAAAGCGGCGTCCAGCGGCGAAAGCGGCTCCTCGCGGAAGAACACGTAGCGCGGGTTGGCCCAGAGCATCTCCGGCACGCGCTGCGGGTTCTGCAGCGTCCACGCGCGGATGCCGGGCCAGGTCGCGTCGCGCACCAGCCCCTGGTCGAGCAGCCAGCGGCCCACGCTCTGGTAGGGCTGGTCGTTGGTGCCCGCGAAGGCCACGCGCACGAGGCGCACGGATCCATCGGGCTCC
Proteins encoded in this window:
- a CDS encoding MFS transporter; protein product: MPPQTPHDSSFSAPPPPGRLIEDPAATPAARTAATAEAAAAAQLGQDAARRAELSALAPLGVPVFRMLWLTWLAANTCMWMNDVAAAWLMTTLTTSPVLVALVQTASTLPVFLLGLPSGALADILDRRRYFIATQFWVAAVALVLCLAILAGGMTAPLLLGLTFANGIGLAMRWPVFAAIVPELVSRAQLPAALALNGVAMNASRIVGPLLAGAIIASAGSAWVFVLNAVLSVIAGFTIMRWKRTHVPNPLGRERLGSAMRVGVQFVRESPRMRAVLWRISIFFLHATALLALLPLVARDLEGGGAGTFTLLLASMGAGAIMAAMFLPRLRQAMPRDTLVGRGALLQALATSVVAIAPNVYVAVPAMIVGGMAWITTANSLSVSAQLALPNWVRARGMSIYQMAIMGATAAGAAFWGQVASVTSVHVSLAVAALTGTAAMALVQRTVADRSMEEDLSPSRAFKVPTAPTTPEQGHVVVTIEYVIDPARAAEFRDTMQESRRSRLRQGALDWQLQHDIADPARYVERIVDESWTEHLRRFDRVTASDVALRDRKLAFHVADAPPVVTRYLVELER